TTCAGCGGCTAGTCTTCGGATGGCGTCGTTCTGTGCCGATGGCTCATTACTTGCAGAAGGACCTCGATTAGATTGATTAACTTCGCCCGCCAAAGGGACTACCGGCCTAATTGGGGTTACAGAAGACGGTATGGATGGATTAGACGGTGGAAAGCTTGCGGACGAACTATTCGATCCGCCAATGTTGGTCGGCGGATCGCCGGATAATGGATTCGGAGGGATAGTGAGACCGAATCCACTCATGTCCGCCGACCCACCCAAAGTAGTCGATGCACCATAGCTGGGAAAGCGGACGTTCCCATTACCAGAAGGCATTAGCCTCTGTTGCTGCCCATAATCTACACGAGGGGGCTCATTGGGGACACGACTTTGACCCATCTGACCACTGACGTCAAAACGACTTAATGAGGGGTCATTAAACGACTCGGAAGCCATAAGCATGCTGTCGAGATCGGGGAACAGATACGTATACTCGTCGCTGGGTATTGGTTGATCAAAAACCGACTTGACCCGTTTGGAGTTTGAGATGTCACTGTCTTGCGGAGTTTTgcctttttcttttccaGTGCTAGATGGGCCTTCTTCGGGCGTGTCGGTACGTCCTGTCGGAGTCTCGCCCTCACCCTCTGTATGCTTGCGTTTTGGAGGCAAATTGCCCGTTTTGCGGCGAGGTTCACCAAGCTTGATGCCTGGATTAGAAATCTCAAGCTCTCGAGAAGCCTTGAGGTTGACAAATGCCTCATAGACTGTATCAGTGTCCGCGCGATTCAAGATGGCATCCAGCTGATCCGCCGAAAGACCAAGCCTAGGCAAACAAGAACCAAGGCCTAAATTGCTGTTAGGCCGTGTATACAGCTTCTAGAACAGGTTAATAACCCACCTTCGCCGATGAATGAAGCAGTAAGTCTAAGCATATGCCTCAGATCCTTATTCTCCTTCATCAGATTTCGAACCAAAAGCGTCATAAGTTCCACTCGCTCCTCCTTGTCGCCCTCGAGCATTTGCACCTTAGCTTCAAGGTCACGAATCTACAAAATTCAATCAGATAATTGGACCGTTCATTTCCTACATCTCAAATAGACACACATATTGCTGTCGATTCCGTCAGTTAGACATA
This DNA window, taken from Cryptococcus gattii WM276 chromosome C, complete sequence, encodes the following:
- a CDS encoding Hypothetical Protein (Similar to TIGR gene model, INSD accession AAW42655.1); the protein is MPPKDPTFSDDDASSGRGDSAQPEDIHGKGSSSSARKAQNRIAQREFRLRKQQYIRDLEAKVQMLEGDKEERVELMTLLVRNLMKENKDLRHMLRLTASFIGEGLGSCLPRLGLSADQLDAILNRADTDTVYEAFVNLKASRELEISNPGIKLGEPRRKTGNLPPKRKHTEGEGETPTGRTDTPEEGPSSTGKEKGKTPQDSDISNSKRVKSVFDQPIPSDEYTYLFPDLDSMLMASESFNDPSLSRFDVSGQMGQSRVPNEPPRVDYGQQQRLMPSGNGNVRFPSYGASTTLGGSSASFPPSNPSIPSSVTPIRPVVPLAGEVNQSNRGPSASNEPSAQNDAIRRLAAENRGAFDGPGMTSQEIEVRRKAQDSLIKSIEEGSTPDRKLEAMQLITYHLNNFRMNHEYHLPPSLRPTVVQRTVPHEHAIDGICFPSLRDRMILLRGRYDLVEVFHSLLAEFTLHGDDVLDHRSYEVSEKFIRDYSILVDDSIVAISNKWRALRGDPPIQWPLKDQGQNELILPGATSQQNDQQ